Part of the Sphingobium sp. TKS genome is shown below.
AAGCCTACAGCATCCCGGCCCAGGTCTGGATCCAGGTCAAGGCGGTGGTCTTCACCCTGCTCTTCTCCGGCATCGGCAGCGCGATCCTCTACTTCATCATCGACAAGACCCTGGGTCTGCGTCCGAGCAAGGAAGCCGAAATGGAAGGTCTCGACCTCTCCAGCCACGGCGAACGCGCTTACAACTATTAAGCTTCGGCAGGGCGGGCCGGAAAGAACGGCCCGCCCGCCTCACGATGTTCCTCCTGCGAACATGCCTCGGGACCGGTACGCAAGTATCGGTCCCTTTTTTTTGCCTGTCAGCTTCGGGGGCGGGTCCAGAGCGTGGCCGAACGAAGCGTCGCGGCAGGCCAGCGGTGGGCACGGCCTGGAACCTGGAGACCCGCGCGCAGCACCCAGCCCAGCTTGTCGCTCTTTGGGGTGGTGACACGGTGGTCCCAGGCATGTTCGCCCCGGCGGGCGACTTGGCGGGCGATATCGCCATAAATGCCGGCGGCGGCGAGGACTGCCCAGGCGGAACGGGGGGGCAAGGCTCCGGTGCCGTGGCGGGCGCTTTCCTCATAGGCGGCGGCCATGTCGGCCAGGCGGCGGGCAAGGATCGCCAGGCGCGGGCGGACCCAGGGCTTCATATGCTCACCGGGCGGGATGTCCATTTCGACCAGCCATTCTTCCGGCAGGTAGCAGCGGTCGCCGGCTTCATCCTCGCTGATGTCGCGGGCGATATTGGCGAGCTGAAAGGCCAGACCCAGGTCGCAGGCGCGGTCGAGCGTGGCTTCATCGCCGGGGTCGACGCCCATCAGGATCGCCATCATGCAACCGACTGTGCCCGCAACATGATAGCAATAGCGCAGCATGTCCGCCTCGCTGCGGGGGCGCCATTCGCGGGCGTCGAGGGCAAAGCCTTCGATCAGGTCATGGGCGTAGCGCTCCGGGATCGCGCATTCGCGCATGACGAGGCCGAAGCCGTCGAAGGCTGGATCGCCGGTGGGATCGCCCCGGAGGGCTGTGCTGGTGAGGACGCGGATGGTGGAAAGGCGGGCCTGACCGTCCGCGACCCCGCGCATCGTGCCACCATGGTCCTGGCCGTCGGCTATGTCGTCGCATTTGCGGCACCAGGCGTAGAGCAGCCAGGCCCGCTCCCGGGTCTGGCGGTCGAACAGCTTCGAGGCGAGCGCGAAGGATTTGGAGCCGCGAGCGATGCTCTCGCGGGCTTGAGCAACGAGGGTGGAGCGGTCAGGAAGAGAGGTGAGAGGAGGCATGTTCTGGACATGCCCTCCCCCGACCCTCGCGTCGAGTCACTTGCCTCACCGCGACGCAAGCAGGAGGGGAGGGAAAAAAGTCAGAGACGTCCAGCCTTCATAGCGAAGATCGTCTCATGCGGTTGATAGGCTCCCATCTTGTCCAGCAGCGCTTCGATCGCATCGGCATGGATCAGGATATGGGCATGTTGGGCACGGATGAAACCCGCGCCGACCATATGCTGGTTGAAGGCGATAAGTTGGTCATAGAAGCCCGCGACGTTGAGCAGGCCGACCGGCTTTTGGTGATAACCAAGCTGCGCCCAACTGATCGCTTCCCACAATTCGTCCATCGTGCCGACGCCGCCCGGCAGGGTGACGAAACCATCGGACAGGTCGGTGAAGAGCTGTTTGCGCTGGTGCATGGTCTGGACGACGTGCAGTTCGGTGCAGCCGCGATGGGCGACTTCGGCCCCCACCAGCGCTTCGGGAATAACGCCGATGACTTCGCCACCCGCTTCCAGCGCGGCGTCAGCCACTGCGCCCATCAGGCCGAGGCGGCCGCCGCCATAGACGACGCCGATGCCGCGCCGGGCAAGGACGCGCCCGACATGGCGGGCGGCCTCGACATAGATGGGATCAGCGGGGTTAGCCGAGCCGCAATAGACAGCCAGTCTCTTCATAAATCCTTCGCTTATTGAGCCAGATCTTCCAGCATCAGCGCGGCCGTCGCCTTGGCGCTGCCGACCACGCCGGGGATGCCTGCGCCCGGATGCGTGCCCGCCCCCACCAGATAGAGGTTGGGAATGACGTCGTCGCGATTATGCGCGCGGAACCAGGCGCTTTGGGTGAGCAGCGGCTCCAGGCTGAAGGCGCTGCCGAGATGCGCCGACAGGTCGTGGCGAAAATCAGGCGGCGCATAGTGGAATTGCGTGACGATGCGCGAGCGGATGTCGGGGATCAGGCGGTGCTGGATCTCGTCGAGGATACGTTCAGCATAGACCGGCGCGAACCGTTCCCAGTCGATCGGCAGCTTGCCCAGATGCGGCACTGGCGCAAGCGCGTAGAAGGTCGAATGGCCCTCCGGTGCCATGCTTGGGTCAGTGACGGTCGGGTGGTGCAGATAGAGCGAGAAATCCTGCGGCAGCACGCCATAATCGTAAATGTCGGTCAACAGCCCTTCATAGCGCGGGCCGAACAGGATCATATGGTGCGGGATACCCGGCCAGCTTCCCTTGATGCCGAAATGCAGGACAAACAGGCTGGGCGACCAGCGCTTGCGGGCGAGCTTTTCCGCCTGTTTCTGCCCACGCGGATGGTGGCCGATCAGGTCGCGATAGCTGTGCATCAGGTCGGCATTGGAGGCAACGGCGTCCGCCTCCCCCCGCCAACCCGAAACGGTGCGCACGGCGACGGCGCGGTCGCCATAGGTTTCGATCTGCACCACCGGATCGGCCAGGCGCAGCGTGCCGCCCAAGCGCTCGAAATGCGTCGCCATCCCCTGGACGAGGCGATTGGTGCCTCCTCGAGCGAACCAGACGCCGCCATCCTTCTCCAGCTTGTGGATCAGCGCGTAGATCGAACTGGTCTGCATCGGATTGCCGCCGACCAGCAGCGTGTGGAAGGAGAGCGCCTGACGCAGCTTCTCATTCTTCACATGGGAGGAAACGACCGAATAGACCGATCGCCACGCCTGATGCTTCATCAGCGCGGGTGCGGCCCGGACCATGGAGGCGAAGTCGAGAAAGGCGACCGAACCAAGCTTGCGATAGCCCTCCTCATACACGCCGTCGGCATAGTCGAGGAAGCTTTCATAGCCTGCGATATCTTCGGGATTGAGCTTGGCGATCTGGGCGCGGAGCGCGGTTTCGTCGTTGGAATAGTCGAAATTGGTGCCGTCACGCCAGTTGAGCCGATAGAAAGGCGAGACGGGGACGAGGCTGACATCCTCCGCCATGTCATGGCCGGAAAGGCGCCAAAGCTCGCCCAGGCAATCGGGATCGGTGATGACGGTCGGCCCGGCGTCGAAGACGAAGCCGTCCTTTTCCCACATATAGGCCCGACCGCCCGGCCGGTCCCGCGCTTCGACCAGCGTGGTATCGATTCCGGCGGATTGCAGGCGGATGGCGAGCGCAAGGCCACCAAAGCCCGCGCCGATGACGATCGCTTTCCGGTTCATCGGAGCCTGTGCATCAGGCGGGAGGGTTCAGCAATGCTCGCATGGCGTCCCTTATGGGCACCGGGGGCCGCCCGCACAAGATGCGGATGCGATCCCCGAGCGTGGAGCGCCCCGCATAAAATCGACCGATCAGGGAAGGGCCAAGCCGATAGAAACGCTCGAAGATGCGCCAGCGTTGCCCGGGCCGGGCCGCGCCGAACAGCATGCGGCCGAGCAGCCGGTAATAGCGCCCCTGCCGCCAATGGATGGCGGCCCATTCACGCGTCACATGCGCCAGCAGGCGCCCCTCCATCGGCCATTCGTCCGCCAGGCGCAGCGCGAAGCGCACCGCATCGGGCAGGGAATAGCCGGTCATGGGCTGGAACATGGCCGCCTTCACCCCCAGCCGCGCCACAGGGTCCGCCTCCGGCCAGAAGCGGTCGAAATCGCCGCCATGGACGACCGGCAAGACGCCGTTCTCGCTGTGGATGACCGCCTCGACCTGCCAGCCCTGCGCCTGCGCATAGGCGGCGATCCGGGCATCGAGCGCGGGCCCGTCAACGTCCGGGGTGTCGCTATAATAGGTATCCTCGACGAAGAGGGTTTGCTCATCCCAGGGCAGCAGATAGACGAAGCGATAGCCGTCCAACTGCTCGACGGTGGCGTCCATGATGACCGGGCAGGCAAGGCCGTGCGGGGCATGCAGGCGCAGGGTCTGGCCGACGAACTTCTGCCAGCCGCAGCGCAGGACGGAAAGATCGCCCCCGCCCCTGGCGTCGAGCACCGCCTTGGCGCAGATGATGCTGCCGTCGGACAAGGCGACGGTGGTGGGCGTCAGTTCAGCGGCCTGTGCGCCGGTCAGGACGGCATCGCCAAGAACTTCGCGGACATGGGCGTCGAGCCGTGCCGATGTGATGCTGTTATAAGGCATGGCAAGCCGACGGCTGTGACCAGGGAAGCGAACCTCATAGCCTTCGGGCCAACGATGGGCGATCAGGGGCTCGACAAGCCAGCGATCCCCGGCATCCACATCGCTGTCGAAAAAGGACCAGATATGATTGCCGCCCAGCGTGTCGCCGCTTTCCAGCAGCAGGAGGGAGACATCGGGATGGCGCGCGGCGAAGGCGAGCGCGGTCAGGCTGCCGGCAAGGCCACCGCCCACTATCGCCAGGTCGCAATCGGTCATGGTCGCCATCGCACCCTTGTTAGGGGGTACGCGGGGAAATGCACGGATTGATTTCCGGTAGAATATAGGATAGAGGGGTACCCTATGCATATCATAGCGGATCGGGACAAGCTGCTGGCGCGGGTGCGGCGCATCGCCGGGCAGATCGGCGCCGTCGAACGGCAATTGTCGGGCGATGCGGGCTGTTCGGAAACGCTGCAACTTGTCGCCTCCGTCCGGGGGGCCGTGGGCAGCCTGATGGAAGAACTGATCGAGCAGCATATGCGGGAACATGTCGCCCGCCCAGGCATCAGCGATGAAACGCGACAGGCCGCGGCAGAGGAAATGCTGGCGTTGATCCGGCGTTACGGGAAATGAGCATGCATGACGATCACCGCCATGGCGGCCATCACCATCATGAAGGTCATGACCACGCGCATGACGTCCCGGTGGCCAATATGGAAGATGGCGAGGAAAGCCATTATTTCGACCATATCTACCTGGCCCATGGGCATGACGAAAATGCCCGCAAGACGATGTGGGTGGTGTGGCTGACCGCGGCGACCATGGTGGTCGAAATCGTCTTCGGCTGGCTGACCGGGTCGATGGCCTTGCTGGCCGACGGCTTCCACATGGCGACCCATGCGGGCGCGCTGGCGGTGGCGGCCGCCGCCTATGGCTATGCCCGGCGGCATGCGCGCAATCCGCGCTACACCTTCGGGACCGGCAAGGTCGGGGATTTGTCCGGCTTCGCCTCCGCGCTGATCCTGGCCTTCACCGCTTTGTTCATCGCCGTCGAATCGACCATGCGCTTTTTCGAGCCGGTGAAGGTGGCCTTTGGCGAGGCGACGCTGGTCGCGGTGATCGGCCTGATCATCAACCTGATCAGCGCGTTTCTGCTGGGGCACGATCATAGCCATGACCATGGCCATTCCCACGATCATGATCACAAACCGGGCCATGCCGACAATAATCTTCGCGCCGCCTATGTGCATGTGCTGACCGATGCGCTGACGTCGGTGCTGGCGATCGTGGCCTTGCTGGCCGGACGCTATATGGGCTGGTGGTGGCTCGACCCTGCCGTGGGCCTGCTGGGCGCGGTGGTCATTGCCCGCTGGGCCTGGGGGCTGATGCAGGATACCGCCGCGATCCTGCTCGACACGGCCGAACCGGCGCTGATGGCGCGGATCAAGAGACTGGCCGAGGCGGAAGGGGCGACCATCCACGACCTGCACGTCTGGCGCATCGGGCCGCATGCCCATGCCGCGATCATCAGCCTGGCCCCCGGCGCCGATGTCGCCGCCGTGCGCCGTCAGGTCCACGCCTTGCCGCGCATGGAGCATGTGACGGTGGAGTGCGGATAGGAAGCGCGCCCGACACCCTTACCCCGAAGAGGTAATCCCTAAGGGTTAGGATGCCGAAACTACCGGACACACAGAGAATTTCCTGCGATAGCGGGTTGGGAATGGCTTGACTCGACTCAGGCAGCCATCCAATTTCCCCTACGGAAACAAAGAAAATACCGTCGGAGAGGAGGCCTTATGCCTGTTGCGAAGCCCTTTGCGGGAAGGATTTTCCACGCCCTCCTGATGGAATGTTTGGCCGAACAGCGACGGCCCACCGACGATGAGGTGGACTCGGTCGCTTCCAAGATCTGGCAGGACAGCCATGGATCGATGACCGGGCAGGACTGGCGCGATGTGGCCAAGGGAAGTGATGCGCACCGGCAGATGATCAACGCAGCCCTGATGGCCCTCGGCGCGGCTCCGTCGGCGCGGATGTCGACCCTTTCGAGCGGAAAGCAACGCCGTGAAGAATCCTGTTCGAGAATATTCTCCGTAGCATCTTGAAACGGAAAAAGACTTTCCTATTTCGTTCTTGTCCCGGCTCTCCTCCCCCCTTCCGCCGGGACATCCCTCTTTGTGGCCCCGGCGTCCCCTTGCGCCGGGGCTTTTTTTGGGTGAGCCGGTTTCGCTAGGGCCAATCGACATTCAGATGATGACGTGCCGAAAATGGTGGTTTTTCGTGACCCGGAGCGCAGCGTACTAAAAGTACGTGAGCACCGGAAGCACGGAAAAGCGCCATTTGCAGGCCGTCAGGGCTGAATGTCGATTGGCCCTAAATAAACTGGCCCGCCACCCAGCCGCTTGCCCATGCCCATTGGAAATTATACCCGCCCAGCCAGCCGGTGACGTCGACCGCTTCGCCTATGGCGTAAAGGCCCGGGAGGTGCCGCGCCTCCATCGTCTGCGAAGACAATCCGGCGGTTGAGATGCCCCCGATGGTGACTTCCGCCTTGGCGAAGCCTTCCGTGCCATTGGGGGTGAAGGACCAGGCCGAGAGGCGGCGTTCGGCGTCCTGGAGCTTGCGGTCCGGGATATTGCCGAGATCGCCGGGAAGCGCGAGCCGCTCCGCCAGGGCATCGGCCAGGCGATCGGGCAGGTGACCGCGCAAGGATTGCGTCACCGTGGCGCGGGGTTTGCTCCGCTTCACCTCCGTCAACCAGCCTTGCGGCCGGTCGGGCAGGAAGTCGAGGGTGATGGCTTCCCCATGCCGCCAATAGGAGGAAATCTGCAGAATCGCCGGGCCGGACAGGCCTCGATGGGTGAGCAGCGCGGCTTCGCGGAAGGCGGTCTTCCCATGGCGGGCGATGACTTCGGTCGACACCCCTGAAAGCGAGCGGAAAAGCAGGTCTTCGCCGCCCAGGGTCAAGGGGACGAGCGCCGGTCGGGGTTCGACGACCTTCAACCCAAATTGGCGGGCAAGGTCGTAGGCGAAGGCCGTCGCGCCGATCTTCGGTATGGAAGGGCCGCCGGTGGCGATGACGAGTGCGGGGGCCGTGGCGGTGCTGTCGCCATGGGTGACGCTGTAACGGCCGTCGGCGTGGGTGACGGAGGAAATGGCTTGGTCGAGCCGGATCGCGACGCCGCCCGCTTCGCATTCGGCCAGCAGCATGGCGACGATCTGGCGCGCGCTTTGGTCGCAGAAAAGCTGGCCCAGCGTCTTTTCATGCCAGGCGATGCCATGGCGTTCGACAAGCGTGAGGAAATCCTGCGCGGTGTAACGGCCCAGCGCCGATTTGGCGAAATGAGGATTGGCCGACAGATAGCGGTCGGGCGCGGTGTGGATATTGGTGAAGTTGCAGCGGCCGCCGCCGGAAATCAGGATTTTCTTTCCCGGCTGGTCGGCATGGTCGATGACGAGGACACGCTTGCCCCGCTGGCCCGCCATGGCCGCGCACATGAGGCCGGCGCCGCCAGCGCCCAGGACGATGGCGTCATAGGTTTCCGGTGTTGCGGGCATCAACCGGCGGCGAGCGCGTCCATGATCTGGCGGACCGGCGCGACGTCATAGCCAGCCGACGCGGCCTGTTCGGTGAGGGCGGCGGGGTGATCGCCTGCCTGGGCGCGGGTCAGCGCCCAGAGCAGGGTGCTGCGCGTGCCGGAACGGCAATAGGCCAGCACCTTGCCTTCGCCCGCCTGTTCGAGCGCGGCGGCCATGCCGTCGAGCTGCCAGGGGGCGAAGCCGCCATGGGCGACCGGGACGGCGGCGTAGGCGATTCCGGCGGCCTTGGCGGCGGCTTCGATTTCCGCGCCGTTGGTCTGGCCCGGTTCCTCGTCGTCGGGGCGGTTGTTGACGATCATCGTCACGCCCAGCGCCTTGGCCTCCGCCACCTGATCGACGCTTATCTGCGGGGCAACGTAGAGATTAGGCGTGAGCTGGCGGAACATGGGCGGGACTCCTTCTTCGGACGTGCCATGCTCCTAAGAAGCGAGCGTTTCAAGGGATAAGGCTGTAAAATGCCATGCTCCTATCCCTTGCTTTCCGGTCAAAGATAAGACCGGATCGCGGCGAGAAAAGCGTCGCCATAGGCGTCCAGCTTGCGCTGGCCCACGCCGCTGATGTGGCCCAGTTCGGTGAGCGTGGTGGGCCGCTGCTCCGCCATTTCGCGCAGGGTCGAATCGTGGAAGACGACATAGGGCGGCACGCCCGCTTCCTGCGCCAGTTCGCGACGGCAGGCGCGCAGGGCGTCGAACAGCGGGTCGCCCACGGGGTTCTCGGCACTGCCGTTGCGGGCGTTCTTGCGGCGGCGTTCCTTGCGGGGCGGAAGGACGAGGCTGACCTCTTCCTCGCCGCGCAGGATCGGGCGGGCATTGGGACCGAATTCCAGGCCGCCATGTTCGTTCGTCTGGAGCGCATCGCGAACCAACAGCGCGCGGGAGACGGGACGGAGCAGCGCCGTCTCCTCGCCGTCGACGATGCCATAGACCGAGATCTTGTCATGGCCGCGCTCGCGAATCTTGTCGCTGACGGCACCGGTCAGCACCTGCTCGATATGGCCGACACCGAAGCTCTGGCCGGTGCGATAGACGGCGGACAGGAATTTGCGGGCGGTCTGGGTCGCGTCGATGCTGGGCGGCGGATTGAGGCAATTGTCGCAATTGCCGCAGCCCGGCGGAGGATTCTCGCCAAAATGGCGGAGCAATATGGCGCGGCGGCAGGTGCCGGTTTCGACCAGCCCGCCCAGCGCCGTGATGCGGACGCGCTCGCCCTGCTGGCGGAGAGGGTGGAGTTCCCCAATCCTTTGCCGGGCGCGCGCGAAATCGTCGGCGCCCCAGAAAAGATGCGCTTCGGCGGGTTCGCCGTCGCGGCCTGCGCGGCCGGATTCCTGATAATAGCCTTCGATCGACTTGGGCAGCGCCGCATGGGCGACGAAGCGGACGTCGGGCTTGTCGATACCCATGCCGAAGGCGATGGTCGCGATCATCACCATATCCTCGCTGGCGATGAAGGCGGCCTGATTGGCGGCGCGGAGCTGGGGCTCCAGCCCGGCATGATAGGCGCGGGTCGGGCGGCCCGTCTTGGCGAGAGTCTCGGCCAGTTTCTCGGTCGCGGCACGGGTGGGCGCATAGACGATGCCGGGGCCGGTCCGGCTGGCGATCAGGTCGGAGAGCTGGCGTGGCAAACCGTCGCGGGGGTGGACGGCGTAGCGGATGTTCGGACGGTCGAAGCCCGCGATGATCAGGCCGTCGCGGGGGATTCCCAATTGGACCAGGATATCGTCGCGGGTGTGATGGTCGGCGGTGGCGGTGAGCGCAAGGCGCGGGACATCCGGAAATTCATCCAGCAACGGACGCAGCAGGCGATAGTCTGGGCGGAAATCATGGCCCCATTCGGAGACGCAATGGGCCTCGTCTATGGCGAAGAGAGCGATTTTGGCGCTGCGCAGGAGGTTGCGAAACCCCTCCCCGCTGGCGCGTTCGGGCGCGACATAGAGCAGGTCGAGATCGCCATTGCGCAGCCGGTCCTGCGTCTCGCGCCAGTCGGCGTCGACGCTGGTGAGGCTGGCGGCGCGGATGCCGACTGCCTGCGCGGCGCGAAGCTGGTCGTGCATCAGCGCGATCAAGGGGGACACGACGACGCAGCAGCCGTCGAGCGCGACGGCAGGAAGCTGGTAGCAGAGCGACTTGCCCGCGCCGGTCGGCATGATCGCGAGCGTCGGCTGGCCCGCCATGATGCGGCTGACCACCTGTTCCTGCACGCCCCTGAAGCCGGGAAAACCGAAAACGTCGTGGAGGAGGGTCGGGATGTCGGGACGCATGCGGGATGGCTCTAGCGGCTCAATCGGCAGAGGGCCAGCCCAAGGGTCTGAGTCTAGGGCTCCAGCAAACAGCCCCAGCCCTGGCGATAACGCGCCGTACGGGAGGCAAGCAGGGGAACCGCCGCGTTGACCGATTGCGATTCAGGCAAGTCCTTCAACGACACGGCCCACATGCCGGGTTCCTTGTCGCCCTTGCAGCTCTCCATCGAGCGGCCCTCGACATAGCGGCAGGAGCAGGTGACACGCGCGCCGAAGCCCGCGCCGACCTGGGCATGGGCGCGCAGGTCGCTCCAGTTCCACGCAAACAGCGCCAGCGGCAACAGGGCCACCGCCAAAGCCCCATAAATCCATTTCCGGCGACCGGACATACTCCCCTTTCCCGCGCTCCGTGCTAAGGCCGCGGCTTATGAGGCTTGAGCGGGAAAGCGTAAAGCGCCTTGGCGCGATTGGCGGCATGTTGGCCGCACTGGCGGTGGCCGGCCTGTGGACCGTGCGCGCCGCCGGGCCAGAGCCGGTCGTCCACATAGCAGGCGATTCGGATGTGGATGCGGCGGCGCTGGGTGCAGCCATCGATCCGCTGTTCGACGATTCGGTTGGCGAGACGCGGGCATTGGTCGTCATGCACGATGGGGAGATCGTGGCCGAGCGCTATGCGCCGGGCTATGGGCCGCAGACCCGGCTGCCGTCCTGGTCCACCGCCAAGAGCGTGACGGCGGTGCTGATCGGGCTGATGGTGTCCGACGGGCGGCTGGCGCTCGATTCGCCGGTGCCGGTGGCGGCCTGGGGCCAGCCGGGCGATCCAAGGGGACGAATCACCCTGCGGCAGTTGCTGGCCATGACCTCCGGCCTGGATCATGTCGAGGATGCGGAGCCGGTGGCGCAGGCCGATACGGTGCGGATGCTGTTCACCGACGGCGCGCAGGATATGGGCGCCTTTGCGGAGGCCAAGCCGCTCGCCCATGCGCCGGGGTCGGTCTTCTCCTATTCGACCGGCAGCACGATCATCCTCACCGACCTGATGGCGCGGATGCTGACCAACAGCGCCGACCCCGATGCGCGGCGGCGGGCGATGCAGATGTTCATCGACGGGCGGCTGAAGATTCCGGCGCGCCTCGACAGCCTGACCGTCGAATATGATGCGGCGGGCACGATGATCGGAGGCAGCTTCATGCATATGACGGCGCGGGATTATGCGCGCTTCGGGGAGCTGCTGCGCAACCATGGGCGCGGGGTGGTGGGGCACCAGATCGTGCCGGAAAAGTGGATCGACTTTATGCGCGCGCCATCGCCGCGCAATGCGGCTTATGGGGCGCATCTGTGGCTCAACCGGGATAGCGAGGAAAGCGCGCTGATGCCGGGGCGGGCGCCGCGGAGCCTGTTCGGCTGCGTGGGGCATGATGGGCAATATATTCTTGTGTCGCCTTCGCAGCGCCTGACCGTGGTGCGGCTGGGCATGTCGCCCGGCAAAGAGCAGCGCGATGCCCTGAAGGCGGGGCTGGCGAAGCTAGTCGGACTTTATTCGCGTTGAAGGTGGAGCTTCCGTCCGTCATCCCAGCTTTCGCTGGGATCTCGTGATTGCAGCCACGCTAAAGCAGGAAATTGCCCTCTATCACCGTCCGGCAAGCCCCGGTCAGGATCACCCGGTTGCCGGACAGGCGGCAGGTCAGGCGACCACCGCGCCTGGACGCCTGAAATGCGGTAAGCCCGCTCTTGTCGAGGCGCTTGACCCAATAAGGTGTGAGCAGGCAATGGGCCGAGCCGGTGACGGGATCCTCGTCTATGCCCGCGCCGGGCGCGAAGACCCGGCTGATGATGTCGCTGTCCTCGCTGGGCGCGGTGGCGATGAGGAGGATGTCTCCCGCCTGCTTGAGCGCAGCGAAATCGGGTTGCAGCGCCCGGATCGCAGCGGCGTCGCTATAGACGAAGATCGCATAGCCGCCCTCCCGCCAATGGGTTTCGAGGACATCGCCACCCATGGCCATGGCAAGGTCCGGCAACGGCTTGGGCTCGGTCGTCCAGGCGGGGAGCGAGAGCGCATAGCCGTCGCGGTCGCGCGATACGGTGAGCACCCCCGCATGAGTCGTGCGGAAACGCACGGCGGTGCGGCCGCCCATCAGCACATGGCCGCTCGCCAGCGTGGCGTGGCCGCAAAGCTTGACCTCCACGGCGGGGGTGAACCAGCGCAGCGCGTAATCTGCATCCGGATCATCAGGCGTGGGCATGGTGAAGGCGGTTTCGGAAAGATTGTTTTCCGCCGCGATCGCCTGAAGCGTGTCGTCGTCCAGCCATCGACCGAGCGGCATGACAGCAGCCGGATTGCCGGTGAAGGGGGCGCCGGCAAAAGCGTCGACCTGGATGAAAGGCAGGCTGGTCACGGGCGATCCTTTGGCATTTTCCCGTCATCATGCCGTTGCGATCGGCGCCGGGACAGGGCCGATCGGGCGGAACTGGTCTTGAGTGCCGTGCATGCGCAGACCCATCCGCCCGCAATCGAAAAACGAAATGGGCCAGCCATGCAAGATGGCTGGCCCGTGTTCGCGGCTGAAGGGGACG
Proteins encoded:
- the recQ gene encoding DNA helicase RecQ, giving the protein MRPDIPTLLHDVFGFPGFRGVQEQVVSRIMAGQPTLAIMPTGAGKSLCYQLPAVALDGCCVVVSPLIALMHDQLRAAQAVGIRAASLTSVDADWRETQDRLRNGDLDLLYVAPERASGEGFRNLLRSAKIALFAIDEAHCVSEWGHDFRPDYRLLRPLLDEFPDVPRLALTATADHHTRDDILVQLGIPRDGLIIAGFDRPNIRYAVHPRDGLPRQLSDLIASRTGPGIVYAPTRAATEKLAETLAKTGRPTRAYHAGLEPQLRAANQAAFIASEDMVMIATIAFGMGIDKPDVRFVAHAALPKSIEGYYQESGRAGRDGEPAEAHLFWGADDFARARQRIGELHPLRQQGERVRITALGGLVETGTCRRAILLRHFGENPPPGCGNCDNCLNPPPSIDATQTARKFLSAVYRTGQSFGVGHIEQVLTGAVSDKIRERGHDKISVYGIVDGEETALLRPVSRALLVRDALQTNEHGGLEFGPNARPILRGEEEVSLVLPPRKERRRKNARNGSAENPVGDPLFDALRACRRELAQEAGVPPYVVFHDSTLREMAEQRPTTLTELGHISGVGQRKLDAYGDAFLAAIRSYL
- a CDS encoding serine hydrolase domain-containing protein translates to MRLERESVKRLGAIGGMLAALAVAGLWTVRAAGPEPVVHIAGDSDVDAAALGAAIDPLFDDSVGETRALVVMHDGEIVAERYAPGYGPQTRLPSWSTAKSVTAVLIGLMVSDGRLALDSPVPVAAWGQPGDPRGRITLRQLLAMTSGLDHVEDAEPVAQADTVRMLFTDGAQDMGAFAEAKPLAHAPGSVFSYSTGSTIILTDLMARMLTNSADPDARRRAMQMFIDGRLKIPARLDSLTVEYDAAGTMIGGSFMHMTARDYARFGELLRNHGRGVVGHQIVPEKWIDFMRAPSPRNAAYGAHLWLNRDSEESALMPGRAPRSLFGCVGHDGQYILVSPSQRLTVVRLGMSPGKEQRDALKAGLAKLVGLYSR
- a CDS encoding PhzF family phenazine biosynthesis protein, with translation MTSLPFIQVDAFAGAPFTGNPAAVMPLGRWLDDDTLQAIAAENNLSETAFTMPTPDDPDADYALRWFTPAVEVKLCGHATLASGHVLMGGRTAVRFRTTHAGVLTVSRDRDGYALSLPAWTTEPKPLPDLAMAMGGDVLETHWREGGYAIFVYSDAAAIRALQPDFAALKQAGDILLIATAPSEDSDIISRVFAPGAGIDEDPVTGSAHCLLTPYWVKRLDKSGLTAFQASRRGGRLTCRLSGNRVILTGACRTVIEGNFLL